The genomic interval CTGCCTCTCCAGCAGAGTGTAGTGGTCCTGAACGTGAGCCGAGTCCTCGGGGGAAAACGGGaggctacaaacaaacaaaacggtAAACAATGattataaaaaactaaacaaatagaaaaacatccatccatctgtccatccaaccaaccatccatccaaccaaccaaccatccatccatcaggtCCAGAGTTAAACCCAGACAGCCCCCTCCCCACAGACTCTCTCCAGCTGATGGATTTATAATCcttccagtgagttctgggtccaCCCGGGGATCTCAATCCATTGAGAggaatcttcttcttcttcattcaTCTGCTCCCTTTTCAGgtgtctccacagcgagtcctcctcctccatctaactctgtcctctgtgtcctctctaactgcatcctatcatccttctgtccctccactggacatgtccaaaccatcagGTGTCACTCACCTGAGACAGCTCTTCACGAAGTCCCGCCTCTTGTTTTCATCTTTGATGCTCTTGTTCTCTTTATACTGAAGCAGCTGTCACCATGGAAACAGgcgttttatatatatatatatatattatcctGTGTACTTGTATTACTACAAGTAGTTGTGATTTTAGTACTACTACGTACCGCAACATCCTCCGTCCTGCCGAGACTTCtagaaagcagaagaagaaatcagACGTAAACAAAGTGAGACATGAAGAAGAGTTAAACGTCCAGGTGAGTCCAGACctgagcagctccagcagcagcctctggtctctggtctcaGTCATGTAGTGGATGAAGTGTCTCAGAGCCGTCTGCCTGGACTCCAGCTCTCGGAATAAAACCtctgatcaaaataaaaacaataagaatcCAGACCTGAGTTCTGACAGCTGCAGAACCAAACCAGGACCAGAGAGGCTCACCTTTACAGAGACTCCGCTTCAAATAGATCAGAACCTGAAAACAGACGACGTGTTCAGGTCGTTAGTCGAGTTTTATTGATCACCGAGTCCGTAAAGAGTAAAGAGAGTAAATAAAGTTACGGCAGTGATGACGTTCCCATCATGAGCGGCGACGGCGAAGTCCAGCAGCAGAAGTTTGTCCTGCAGAGAGCGAAACTTCTCCAGAGACACCGCCTGCAGTACAAGTACACAGAAATACTACAGTTTACAACTACAGGAGAACATCTACGCTGGATATTTAATGTCTGCTGTAAAGTCCACACAGGTGAAGCAGGTGAGTTACCTTCCCCTGCTGCAGCCTCTGGACCGTCTCTACAGGTGTCCAATCACTGACGAAATCCTGACATCGGAACAAACCACGTCATGAGAACACAAGAGAATCAGATCACAGACTGTAATCAGATTACAGCCCTATAGTTACCTTGTATTCTGATTTTGGTTTTCTGAGCTCAGGAGCAAAGAGCCTGACGGACGTGTCGCCGAGCGCTGAAACGCCAAAACATCAGGTCAGCCTGCGGCGTGCTTCACGAGTTCAAATATGAATTATTTAATCCCACTCACTGTCCGTGAAACTCTGCAAGTTTcctcctttattttttcctgcagacagacacatgaaacaTCAGTCACATGATCGGTCATGTGACCCACTTCCTGTTGCACCTGGCGGTCAGGTTCCCACCTTTGAACAGGGAGCTCAGAGACAGACCGGACTGGCTTTTGTTGAGCGGCGGCCTCTCTGTGGTGATCTTAGGGAAGGCGGgctctctgtctgtcctctgATTGGATGCTGCCGTCTCTTTGACAGACCAGGAAATACCTGAGGACACAGGAGCCACAAGTCACCAGCCTgcagccaatcacagctcaGGATCCCACGAATCAGAGACTTACTGCCGACCGGCTCGCCGCTCCAGCTGACTTTCTCCACATCGTCTTCATCGTCGTCATCGTCCACCAGTTGTCGGATGCTGTTCACCGCCTGCTTCGATTCTTTTAACTAAGTTATCAAACAAAAACCCTCAAATACTTTTCTAATCCAAAACTGATCCTATTATCATTTCTGAAGGTCTCCTGTGATGTTTTGCAGATATTCTTCTCTGCTAAATAAGCAGCTTTCTGTCGCTTTCATCTCCTCTAAGTATTTATGGGTttggaaaagaagaaacaagcaGATCAGAACCTAATGTAACAAGACAGAGAGGTTTTCTGATGAGGGTAACGTGTcgtatattttagtttttatgccGCTTTGTTGATTCAGCTGCAAACTTTAACCAAGAAGCCTCCAACAGCAGCATTTTAATGACAATTATCAGCTTATCAGTCAGAAGAAGATAAGTTTTTCATCATATAAAAGGTTTAATCACATTTAATCATCTtgatgttttaataataataataaaaggaaaaactttaCACACTGTTGGGAAGTTTAGAggattaaaacctttttgtagCATCAGAATAATTTCCAGGTTATCTTATAAAATATGCAGTTCTGGTATCAGTTCACCTGCCCCTCATCAcacctggttctggtccaggttCTGGTTCGGAAGACTCTCAGAGACCAGCTCTTACCCTGCTGaactcatcatcttcatcatcgaAGGTAAAGGCTTTAAACTTGGAGCTGTTCCAGTAGTCTTCCTCATCTGCTTTACTTTTCATCATCTGGACACGAACAatcaaactttgtttaaattcaCTTCATTTGTTCTGTCGACACAAATACGAGCAGCTCGTTTTAACTCTTTATTCTTTCAGGCTCATCTCTGAGGCCAGCTGGAAGCTTTAATTATTAGCATGCTAGCTGTTAGCAAGCTAACAGACGTCagtaaataacttgtttttcttgatATGTCAAACGGCGGGAAAAGTGACGTCATTTCGtaaatataaaacctttaaaccggaacaataaaagtcataaaacaccaATCATAAAGCTGATAATCGATCGGATTCGACCAGATGTTTTTACCTTTAGCTGCCGATgctcttccttttccttccttctGCATGACGTCAAATTCACGACTTCCGGGTTCGCGGGGGCTTCTGGGAGTTGTAGTAGATATTGCTGCCTTTAAAAGCTCGTTGATTTTTGCTCAGAAAACGGGCTTACTTAAAAACATCCACTTTGCcttaacaaacaataataaactacataaaatatatgtaaaatgaaTCATCAAAGGCACTGTTCAAATAAGATTTACTTAATTTAAATACAATCTAGTATTCGTGACTTTATTGACCTTTTCACTTTCTACTCTTTTAAAGCTTGCTTTGTTGTCAgtattatttgtctgtttttgtttaatagcTTTGGTTACTATACATATAACAGTATTTTTGCCAGTAGATCACAAgcagttcatttaaattcatcttaagctaataattaattaatcagtaaggcaaatgagtaaaaataaggaagtatttttatatttcagattttatctTTGTCATGATAAATGgccatttataaaacaattaatcaGTCAATAgagaaaacaataagaaaaataatccatctaggaaaaaaaatgaatatattccacttttatgaaaaatatttgaaatatttggaACAACACCTTCTTGAAGATGCGTTAATTTCATTAATCTGATTATTTCTATCATACTTTTATTTAAGTTCATAAGTATTTATGATAATATAAATACACTTTTACtttgtaaataatattaatgCTTATATTCAGTTCTAACAGTTTCCTTTGGAGTGGGATACTTCTTAGTATTCCCTCTTCAACTGgagaataaaactttataaactATTTATCCtctgcaattttattttgttgagcTGCACCCTGTGTgtggctttattttgaaagtcctTACAGTAAGCAGATGGttcatgtttcagctgctgtaagACAAGAAGATTCACTCAAACACTCTGTGGAGTCGTAGTGGTTTTTAAAACTCAGGAGTTACTCAGAGCTGCTCAACGTGACAAAAGTCCCGACCTTCAGCCTGTATTGACCAGGATCAGGAATCAGTGATCAGGAATCAACGATCAGGAATCAGCGATCAGGAATCAGTGATCAGGAATCAGCGATCAGGAATCAGTGATCAGGAATCAGTGACCAACGATGGCCAAATGGGGAGAAGGAGACCCTCGATGGATTGTTGAGGAGAGAGCTGATGCGACCAACGTCAACAACTGGCACTGGTCAGTGAGACACTGCTCTGAGTTTTCTTGTTGGTGAATGATCTTGAAGCTGTAGACTCTTTGAACACGGctcttattttgtttcaaaccatagcaacataaaaaaacaaagaagtacTTTAATGCTGTTTAGGCTGCCTCccttaaaaaaagagatctgtgatctcagtgggattcaTGATGATatatgaagcttttattttgaaagttgtAGCGACTCCCCTCACTTCCTGTTGGGAAGCACAAAGTTCAGTTAAACTCCTTGTGACATTTATCTGCTCTGTAGATCTGTCACTGAGGTGGTATCCATGGCAACAATAACTTCTGACGGCAGCAGAGGAATCCTCCAGAATGATCTGTGTGATATATTAGGAAGAGTTATtctggtgtgtgagtgtgtgtgtgtgttatgtgaCACCCCAGTTCAGCACATGTAGAGATATTTTTAAAGGCTGTGATGTCAGAGGGTGGGTGGGGCCAGGACGCTTCAGGGACAGTGGGGGAGTCTCAACTCGGTGTGTCCCCCTCAGGACAGAACGGGATGTCTCCGCCTGGTCCTCGGAGCACCTCCGTCAGCTTCTGCTCAGCGTTCGGGTGGAGGGACCCGAGGGAGTCTGTCAGCTGACCGACGTCACCAAACTGGAAGGAGAAGCTTCCATCAACAACCGGAAAGGAAAACTCTTCTACTTCTACGAGTGGCAGCTGAAGGCCAGCTGGCTAGGTCAGTGATGtcactgatgatgtcatcaaaccatccatccatccattcagcCACCCAGACATACATTTCCTCTTCATTcctgctgtctgtctgcaggtaCTTCCTGTAGTGGAGTGAAGTACAGAGGAACTCTGGATGTGGCCAACTTGTCTGATGAGAATGATGAGGACGACCTGGATGTGAGTCAGAGTCCTGATCCTGATCTCACACCATTATACTGACAACTGTACTGATAACAATACTAATAAAGCTGCTTCTGTCCAGATATCAGTGTCTCTTTGTAAGGACCAGCCCAGCACACCACTCCTGGACCTGATGAAG from Kryptolebias marmoratus isolate JLee-2015 linkage group LG19, ASM164957v2, whole genome shotgun sequence carries:
- the vipas39 gene encoding spermatogenesis-defective protein 39 homolog, giving the protein MMKSKADEEDYWNSSKFKAFTFDDEDDEFSRLKESKQAVNSIRQLVDDDDDEDDVEKVSWSGEPVGSISWSVKETAASNQRTDREPAFPKITTERPPLNKSQSGLSLSSLFKGKNKGGNLQSFTDTLGDTSVRLFAPELRKPKSEYKDFVSDWTPVETVQRLQQGKAVSLEKFRSLQDKLLLLDFAVAAHDGNVITAVLIYLKRSLCKEVLFRELESRQTALRHFIHYMTETRDQRLLLELLRSLGRTEDVALLQYKENKSIKDENKRRDFVKSCLSLPFSPEDSAHVQDHYTLLERQIIIEAADQRAERDGKMEIFQRFPRKAPILNMPLITTLYYCCLYHYNESEGTYSSPLNIRQTFKISEKQYFATVLAARAKLKAWADVDALFTSRNWLGMMKKRSPLSFQRVVDILQKNSAPTQVLQEYVGLVDDAELRISLAQKHKCHDIVINTFRDMKDRQLLMEYRKKVERGSAEEKKIDQLLNNVQIRWKN